The window gttgttgtagttgttgtggttgttgttgttgttgcagtactcacctgtctgaatgGCAACCTGCAAGTCCTCCACAATCTGCTACCAGCCGGATAGTCCCATTAGAAGTTGCAgtggactttggtgaagtggCGCTCGACGTTGCATCTTTTACCGACTGACACGCTAGCAGCACCGCAAATGAGACATTTGTCTTTCACattagtggaaaaaaacaacctccGTTACCGGTTCCTCATGAAAACAGGCCTTTTATTGGCCTGGCTATTCTCTGCAGTCCTTGTTAACTCTTGTGTGTGATTACTAGCCTGCTAACTAACCGCCTAAAGACATCAGTGAAGCGCAGCAAACAAACCTGAAAGCAGCGTTTAACTGACAGGTCACGTGGGTGTGTCACTACTAGCGCCAGGTGCATTAAATTAGTCATTAATTAAGAGACAGGgatcagcaacctgcagctctttagctcctctccagtggctccctgtggatttttaaaaatggaaatgaataactgttttttgtttacattttcatttttatttatcattgttgtaagtctatggtacgacggagtattagggccacatcgaggaaaaaaaaataaatctgagatttggagaataaagtcataatattatgagaataaagtcataagtttaagagaaaaaaagtcataatattataaagtagtaatttaacatgttattttctttttttcttgtaaagttatgactttattctcataatattatgacttttttttcttgttaagttatggctttattatcataaaattacgactttttttctcgtaaagttataactttattctcgtaatattacggcgttttttctcgtaaagttatgactttattctcgtaaagttatgactttattctcgtaatattacgactttttttctcgtaaagttaggactttattcttgtaaagttatgactttattctcgtaatattacgacttttttttctcgtaaagttatgactttattctcgtaatattacgacattttttctcgtaaagttatgactttattctcgtaaagttatgactttattctcgtaatattacgacttttttttctcataaagttatgactttattcttgtaaagttatgactttattctcgtaatattacgactttttttcccgaaaaagttatgactttattctcgtaatattacgactttttttcccgaaaaagttatgactttattctcgtaatattacgactttttttcccgaaaaagttctgactttattctcgtaatattacgactttttttctcgtaaagttatgactttattctcataatgttatgacttttttctggaaatctcagatgttttttccctcaatgtggccctaatactccgtagtacatttgcaccttggccctcactgcattagacttatatacgtatatatgtatttttacattgttgtattggtacttttactgaagaaaATTATCTGAGAACTTCTTCCACCACCTTGCGCCCCTGAGCATGACCATTACACCACTATAGAAGAGTCCATAAAGTTCCTCTGGAACTATAGTTTTGCCTTATTCAGTCTTTGTTTGACAGCAGGTTATACCTAAAAAGGGGgtttattttcaaaagattttgaGAAAAAAGGACACAAGGAAAGGATGAATCAAAAATACAGAGCAGTGGTAGAGGGGAAGCCTGGTCGCCATTCAAAGTGCAATCAGAAGAGTGTGTGAATCTCTAGTTGGTAATGAATGAAGCACAGACAAAATTGCATTTGGTGACAATCTCTCCCGTAAAAGTGGCATATCTTAACAGTGGCACCTTGTTCAGGTTTCTTACATGGGAAAGTGAGTTCATCTCATTTAGCTTAAAGGCTCAGAAGTGCACTTTGAGTACTCCACATTAAGGCTGTATAAAATCAGTTTCCATGGCAATTATGAAAATAGTCTCATTATCCATCTGCACAGGGATGCCAGTGATGAGGATAAAAACGATGCAAATCACACTGAAGAAAACTGCTAAAGTTGGTGTTGTTAGAGTGTGTTTGCCTTTACAGATTGTGCCCAGACTTGCTGACTGTCCTCTCTCACCAAATAAGGATTTGTCACTGCTTGCTCTTTCTGACCAGACAACTACTAGGTGCACAACATCCCCCCCTAACACTCCCACCATCCTCTCTTATAGTATAAACACAGCCAGAGTTGAGATGTTTCCATCTCGGCTCAGCAAGTTGCAATGTCAAAACACATTCAGGCCGTCACGATGTAACGCAGCGACAGCAGAggttagaaaacattttaactgCTGTCGACATCCCACCTCATTATAACCTACCAGTGTTCTAATCACAATGTATTCACAAGAAAGTGGCCTTTAAAGTATCTTGGGTCCAGGGCCGTCTTAAGAGATAGgtcatataggcggtcgcctagggtgccaccttctggggggcgctggtcgccctctaaaaaaaaataataataataatttgaaaaaacaaattatataaataaataattaaatacataaatacacttttcaccccgtaactctctttctcacatttttcatctgcccggctgcattgattttttaatgaaagtgtaaattgtagtaaaactgactaaacacttttaagccaacaatatcagggaccaattgtttactTATACTAtagtaaatacagttatttatgaaaatgaaaattaaattttttgtcttaaaaccattgtgatgtctgatgtgtgttgcggttatTAGGGCTAGGGTAGGGTGACcaggactgcacagcatttttatctcGTCCCGcatcccacatattgagacgatgtcccacattttcattggctctagttttcaaaagccAATCCACTGCAGGACAGAAGTTTTTCTAAAATCTTGCTTtcatccaatggctgtgaagaaagcaggctGTCATCAttgggctgtgtttgctgtcaaactgcacacacgtgggtcaagtgcaggttaacatttcaccgtcttgCTACACTGTGCCCAACGGGGACAATTGAGTCACCACAAAATCACAAGTTATGCAGATTTCGgtggaatatgatggaaactaccacaaagaaaaacacagctacaacaaagactgggaaACTACTTATAACTGGGTGAAGCCAGCGGAAGGCGATTCTCAGAGcaaaattttttattttttcaatttcacatgggagggaggagggaataGCTACGACATGAAATGACACAGtacatgtgagtctcacaagaaatgtgtggctcaaaaagagatgtgtcGATctacaaacatactctttgtcccacatttggtttgttgggatcttgTCACCCTAGTTGAGGGTTATGGTTCTGGGGGGTtgaatcctaaccctaaccctggaaCAGCGCTGCTAATAGCCTATGGCGCAAATCCGAATTTCACCCACGGCACCAAAAgagctagagccggccctgctgGGCTCGTGACCTCATGGTTAAGATCCTCTGACGGAAGTCAGTGTTTCTCAGAGACCTTGTCGGGAGTCAAACGTGGTTTCTAGAAAACAGTTTTATAACATGTATTCTGGGAAAACAGCAGATGGTACTCGACTGGAAATGAATTGAATTGCATGAATTTTCTTGGCAAGCTCGAGCTTCCATAAGAAAATTAAATCCTTGCAGtaaaaaatatacttaattAATGCTGTAGATCATCAGGTTGGCAGCCATAAAATGAGTTTGATTAGCTTATTCAGCCTCAGATATATAGTAGTGTTTCAGGTATGTAAGTACTCATCATGTCATGAGGCGCTGGAGGCTTACACACAGTACtatctatattatatatgaGTCTACGAGCTCCTAATGACCACTGTTGCTTCGTGCGATCATGTCCCAACTCCCACCTCTGCTTACAGGATATTGTTTAATAACGCAGAAATTACACGGCCAGCTTCATGTAATTCTCTGGCTGGCTTCAGGCTGgttatgttttctttcttttttactggATATGGTGTCAGTATTTCAGGAACTGATGGTGCTTTTATTCTACATGACCTGTGTAGAAACACAACAGCGCCACATGCTGGACACTAAGGGGAATCACACTGAGACACTGAAAACAGTTTGAAGTAATTACGGAAAAGTGTGAACGTGCAAAAAGTAGCATAGTTGAGGGTGACTCGCAGAGGTAAAGGGAGGATGTGTGTACGTGACTATCTACATCACCCTTTACCACTCGCTTTCCTGTGACTACATGGTATGAGTCATTTGGATATTTACGTGCACACATGTACGTTTTgtgaatatttgtgtgtgttctcattTCCCAGGCTCCCTGCCAGTTCCCCCATTGCCAGCCAAGACAACACTAAATAAGgaacctctctctctgcctctccctattgcattttctctgttttcatctCCTCTAAACACACATTACAATCTCTTGACCTACTAATCTGGgctatatttacatgttttttcaaCTGTACTGACACACTATTTGAGGTTTCTTTTTTAATGGAGTGAAAGTAttaagatcacacacacacacacaaaaccacgCCGAGCCCCATGACAAGTATAGATCAAACATTTACTCTTTATCACAACTTTCAGCTTGATTAGAAAATTTAAACCATCTTTTTCAGTGATATGAAATATAAACTCGGGATCGCAAGCTAAAAGCCTTCCACTGAAAAACTACAGGCACCTtgtactttaatttttttttcagcttcacACCAGAGACCCATTATAACTGTATTCACACAGCAGAGTATAGAGAGAAGTTTCACAGTCGCACACCAGCCAGGAGACGGGGGATTTCACACCCGAGAAGGCGTGGAGAGATTACACCAACTCGTGGAAGAGAGGTGAGCCCGCGAGCTGAGCTTGTGCGATATCGTGGATGAGCTTCTTCCATCCCGGTAGTTCATTAACATTCATGATTCGGCACCTGGTTGATGTGGGCTGTGCTAAGTCTCTCTGTCTGACTTCCTACAGTGAGAAACATGGATCCGTATGGTTTCATGtctatagatttttttatagggctgacccgaatgcttcgaccattgccatggtatttGACCTTCAAATCACTATtcaaatacttttttaaatatatataagtatgtaataataaagtttattacacggctgtgttgaatactcaattctgattggtcatcTGTTATGTCTTTATAGCACACCGTTGCTTTAAAGATGCaattctgatgttggactctggcgcaccgtttttgtgtcaaattattgatttcctaAGTAAGtaaccgtgtaataagtgggataatgtacagctagcgggtcattgttgtgaaagaaaccccttcattGCGATGTTGGGGTTtcttccacaacaatgaccggctcactgtacattatcccttacataaaatccccaaatagcccgtgaaataaggaataatcccacaacattattcatagtcaacattaataattatgagttattctcagacggatatcgctgttgtgtgtagaggtgcgtgtgtgtacagtagtgcggcaacGGCACTGCGCCACGCTACTCCACGAAGCTTTGAAtacttttgaatatttctcaccgaagcttcgaagctcaaaaaaatggtattcgggacagccctaatttttttaacaaagttgAAGAGATAAATCATGCTTTGGtactaaaaaaataaagcagtgtCTGACTTAAAAATGCTGAGCCATAATGCCAACATGTTGGTAATCAACTGGAATTCATGAGCTAAATCGAAGACAACATGCAGCTTAGACATAAAGGATAAATATCTACAGCAGAAGCTCTTTAGACACAAACCAGGTAGAAATCACGCTTTAACCCGAGGTTTGTTAAAGACTTATCGATCCTGAATGTCTATTAATGGTCACTTTAAACAGACCGATAGTTTGAATCAATGTTCTGCCCCTCATATCTCCCTAAAAAGCTATAAACAGCGACTGAAATTTGGATGGATATACGATacagaaaaaacacatacaCGAGTTAAAAGTCAGCCTTTTCTTGTGTGTAAAAATGCTGACAAATTCcagtttgtcacatttttttctacAAATGGATAAATCAACTTGAACTCGCTCGGCAACATCTCGACAAACAATTTTGCTCTTATCAAAactgctacatttattttgctgATATCCAACTTCCCAGACGTGTTGGTCCTGGCCAACACTGTGACTCATATGCCCATATACGGTATTAACCCCATTATTACGTGTTTACATTTAGAGTTCCTCTTCCTTAATACAATCAATGTTTCGTGTTTTCACCCATGACATTTCTGGCAAACTAGACAGTTTTCCAAAAGTTCAACAAAACACAgcaatgcaaaacaaaaagaaaatacaagaaTCATCTTGaaaacaatcagaaaaaaaaaaattccaaccgttttacattcattttacaCCTGAACTACTATATCCAAGGCTGTTTgtccctctccttccttccttccaccTCAGTCTGTCCTCTCAGGGCCAGATGTAGAGTTTGGTCTTAAAGCACTCCAGTCGTCATGTTGCTGCTCCCTCTCAAACAAAGAAATGATGGCTGTAAATACGTACAAGTCCCTTTCTAAAACTCACCATAGTGGGGTGTCCAAAATGGAAAAGAAATAAGCTGGTGTTCAGGCAGGTAACATGGCCTCCACTCAGCAGTTGTGCGTCTCCACACCACGACCTCACCGTTGACTGGCACTTAGCCGTTGGCCCCAGGATCTGTCCGTCAAATCGCCCCGATCGGCTTAGGCTGAGTGAGATGGCGGCGTGCGGCCTTCCCAGTACTTCCGATATGCTGTTTGGAACATGTCCTTGCACTGCAGCTGCGCGTTCAGCCGGGCGCAGATAAGGAACGAGCCGGCCATCTTGCGGTGGAGTGAGTACGTCTCCTCGGGCGGCGGGGTGAGCCGGTGTTTGAGCATCACGGGGATGAGGTTGTGGATTCTCTCGGTGGTGGACTGGGAGCCAAATTCAAACCCGTCATTGAAGGCGAAGGCCTCGCCGAGGATCATCACCGCGTCTACATGGGCGTTTATCATTGCCTGGATacagggagagaaaaacacacttcataTTTAGCCTCAGCTAATGACTATCCTGGGTCACGTTTAGAAACCAAAAAGGAATATCTGCTGCAGAGACAAATTTTGACATATTTGCACTTTTTACTTTGCATAGTAGACGGATATTTACCTTGGACTCGTACCCAGTCAGGAACTTCATATCGATAGATTTCTTCGCAACTCCCTCTCTGTCGCCCTCGGCAGCTGAACGGATTACCTACAATCACAAACAGGTTATGACTGTTACCACCTTCACTTCAATGTCTTTCTCTGCATGTCTGAGACATGGTTTCATATcttatgcaaaaacaaaaaaaatctgaataattGAGGCATTTCACTTCTGACTGGACATGAATCTTATGTAAATACAATTTTCACAACTTTAATGATTCACTGCAAGTTAAACAACGGTACAAATGTGAGTTTTGTTTCCACTTgagctgtcaaaattaacgcaacttgcaatttttaggttgtagcgagctcagttttaaagctagagtgaagatcctgctatcatatgaaactagaaaaacctaaggaatccattaacCGTGATTCTGATGACCAACCAGGTCGTACTATGCTATACTTGTCACCAAGgagataaataacgctccagacttgcgctaaattttgggtaggaaaaactggcatggccattttcaaaaggggtcccttgacctctgacctcaagatatgtgaatgaaaacgggttctatgagGTACAGTAACTGAAGCTTTATGTTGATCAAGAATATAATCTTTTCTATGAATTTTTGTTAGAAAGAAAGGATAGTAAAAAAAGTAAGAATGAGGCTGACTGACTTACCTCGATGTAGAGATCTGTGAAACTCAGATCGAATCCTCTCGTGGCTCCAAAGTCCAACAGCGCCACCTAGAGAGACACAATGCAATAATTGCTTAAAATTTTCATTTCTCTCAAATCTCACTGCCAAagccatattattattatttattatagcaGAAGTAACTCTATTAACAGCAGTACTTAGCCTGTAGACAAAACTCaccctgtgtgtctgtggatcATAGAAGAAGTTGGACCAGTTTGGGTCAGTCTGCATATACCTGAACTCAAACAGCTCTCTGAGGCACAGCATCAAGATGTTCTCACAGATCtaagacacaaacagaaatctGGGTCAAAAGGGAAACAGGTGGGGGCAGAAGCAGTTCCCCTTCCTGCCACCAGAGACCCATTCATCTATGCATCTATTGATCAGTTCTGCCTCCCACAAACACATCCACCGCTCTGAACACATTAACTCACACGAACCTCCCCAGATCAATGCGAAAACATTAGTCAGCTAAACTATCCATCGACCCCTTCATCTGTGTGGTTTGGTCAGCCGTACCTCGTTCTTCAGCTCCTGTGTGAGGCTCTCAGCCTGGTCGAGGGGAAACCCGGGGACGAGCTCCGTGGTCAGGACGTAGTTACTGCTCAGCTCATCTATCACCTCTGGTACATAGAAGAACGGATGGTCCTTCAGTAGCTCCCTGGGTCAGACAGATGAAGAGATACAAAGCCATAAATCCAGATTAAGTAGGCAGGTAGTCCATATAGGGTATTAAATCTATATATAGTTTGCTGGCAGTTTTAGTTGTTCTGACCTTGAACAAAAGAGATGAAAACTTAATGAGGGAATGCAATAAGCTAGTAAGCTATAGACATGTAGATATAAACCGGTCTTTGTGTATGTAATCTGAGTGTAACATGAGTCTCTGTACTGCTATGTGctccatgagagagagagagagaaagagagagagagagagagagagagagagagagagaggcacacaTATGCCACGTATGCTACATAAGACTCACCTGAATTTCTTTGCACACTGGGCTTCTCGAATATAATCGCACTCTAGTGCTAGCTCTCGTCTCATTGCGTCTATCAGGTGCTCTGGAAACAGAcctaaagagagacaaagacaccACATACAGTGATGTACAGTGTTACAGATTGAGAAATGAAGAGTGAGGACACAGAGTGAAGTTGAGTGCagctttgcatgtgtgtgtgtgtgtgtgtgtgtgtgtgtgtgtgtgtgtgttgacttaGAAGGTGAGCATGCTTGTGTTTCCATGCATGACAAAGAGTTTCTTTGAATGTGTACCTTCAGGCAGGGCATTGCTCATGCTCAGCACCGTCATCAAGTTGTTGACGTCACTGTTGATGCTCTGAGCCACTCCGGGGTACTGGGAACAaataaaaagaggaagaaaagttCCTTTACTTTAATTTAATCACAAAATGAGGAAAAAGCAACACACCATCTTTGATGTCATTAAGTTTTCTGTGGTCTCAtaggtaccaaccatgtgatactagcttgtcacgaaggaagTTAAATGATAAGCTCCAACTTACACtaagttttggtgaggaaaaactggcatagccattttcaaaaggggtcccttaacctccgacctcaagataatgaaaatgggttctatgggtacccatgatgtctccccttttcagacatgccaactttatgataatcacatgcagtttggggcaagtcatagtcaagtcagcacactgacacactgacagctgttgttgcctgttgggctgatttgagcatatatttttgatgctaaatgcagtacctgtgagggtttctggacaatatttgtcattgttttgtgttgttaattgatttccaaaaataaatatatacatacatttgcataaagcaagcatatttgtgaacagataaaaatacgtgtgattaatttgcgattaaccatggacaatcatgcgattcaatattttaatcgattgacaaccctactcTTTATCCAcaatttcactttaaaatgcTGTCATGCCCCTCTATCATGTTTACGAGTAATCTGATCACTATTTGTTTATGCATCTTTATAGTATAATGCAACTACAGCTTTCACAGGGATTGTAATTATTATCCATCATgagattataataataatacggtCAAGTTTAGTTATTACTGGCAAACCCTCcatacattttaaaagcatttattttAAACGATTAAGACGGCAATTAGACATATAatctgtaaatactgtaaaggCAAAACAAAATAGCCATCTCAGATGCTTCTCAGTTAGAAACTACATGCTTCTAATTATAACACTTTTTACACTGACTCAGATCTGATCTGTAAACAACGTCTGTTAACAGACCAGAGCGGTCAGATTCTGCATGAGACACACTCTCCAGTTACAGTGTTTGTCTTAATAACATGAGAATGtactgtgtacacacacacacacacacacacgtgttcaCAGTGTATACCTGTATTTTCATGGCCACCTCTCTGCCGTCCTTCATCCTCGCCAGGTGAACTTGGCCGATGGACGCTGCTGCAAACGGACGCTCCTCAAACGATTCCAGCTTGTCTCTCCAGTTAGGACCCAGGTCACTGTTCAACGCTTTCTACAGACAACACACAAATAGTTGATATTTTTACAGCTCGTCATATTCAACTTAATATATTGTCATTAATAATTGTCCATACTTAGGGAACGATGTGCAGTTTACAATTTTAGTTTTTCCACGGGTGGAGTTAAAAGTTAATTTACAGCGggactgataataataataataataataatgtaatactaTCAGACGTAAAACTGATATTGTTATACTTGTTACATCATCAGTTAAAatgtggaaagaaagaaaagacccTTACTGTCATTTGCTTGATTGGCATGAAGTCAGCACTCTGTCTTACGCGCTCAAAGATCTTGGCGAGTTGAGGGTTGATGAATGCATCAtctgaaatacagaaacaaACCTTTGTTTGTCTGAACTGGACAGAAATGCAGGTCTGGAGGAAAAAGGCCGGCTGATTTCACAATAAATCTGAAGTTGGTGCATTTTCCCTAATGCTGTCGAACTTCTGTCAAATACGGCTATACAAGCAAATACCAGTATTTGTATTCTAGGCGTGGTCATTGCATTAACATGCCCGTAACAatgccatatacagtataacacaatGCACAGCTTAAATATGGGTTCATAgctttaataaaacaatacattaacaATACTGACGGTTTATTTCCCCACCTAAAACATCATTATTCAACTGAGCTGTGTTGGACCGATCAATAAGACCTCATTACAATAAAAAGCTAAGCGTCTTTGAGTccttgaaaagcgctatataagttgaatttattattattattattatgaaaaagCTAATACTGCTTGGCAACTACGATGGTAAATTTGGCTTACACTGCTGATGATATGAGGAATCAGTATTACAAACAGTTTTAAAATAGTGTCACACCCCTCCCTCAAGGTTATTGTTATTTTGGATTGGTGGTAAAGGGTACAATGGTTGGACCGCACAATCATCCGACCACAACCGCATTCCTGCCCTGACAGCTAAATGTCAGCAGTGGGCAACGGCCACTGCAGTGACATTATCCTCCAGATTTACTGGACTCCAGTCCTGTTCTAGTGTCCTCAGTTGACTGCAATTCTATAAGATTTTATAAgaattttaagtttttttcaACCTCTTTCATTCTCTATAGGAAGAGCAgcgacactgtgtgtgtgtgtgtttagctaCAGAAGACTTCTGTCACCTTTTTGTCCATTTTTAGAATCAACCATTCTTTATTTACAGTAAGAAACAACTTGTCACCGCCTGAAAGAAAGAGTAAAGCTACGTCAGTTCTGCAAATAaccacacacagccacacaagGTCAATCCGCTGTGCTGAGAAGCAAACACTGGCCAGCCAATGTCCTTTTCTCTCCTACTACTGTTATACAGTGGATTATTACATGTACTACACTGTACTGTCTATGTAAAGTGTATACTAACATGTTCTGAACTCAGTATATGAATGCCAAAGGACAAAGTTCACCAGCCAAGGTCAGGCAGCGGGGACAACAGTGATAAACAAAATTAATGATGTGTTGTTTAGTGCTGGTAACTTGATGCCGCTACGCTG is drawn from Sebastes umbrosus isolate fSebUmb1 chromosome 18, fSebUmb1.pri, whole genome shotgun sequence and contains these coding sequences:
- the coq8aa gene encoding atypical kinase COQ8A, mitochondrial — encoded protein: MAGDMRLLMRGLAKLSQAVVETQGNTLRSGSGVPVVGAAVQSVQSVAEQGFSAAIMKIEELTGQQQTSSSESDFDFPQDDSAFAASQFREEGVDFTVDHTGSSGDSQHSAAAGSSHVSGKQSLFEGYKDPSKQFSGHARSYHQDARHFYNHSLNRHLWGQLYCPHQVSQLRSYHQDPSAVRGLTAEDIEKARQGKKSENKSHKQMLSESARERKVPVTRLGRLANFGGLAVGLGIGALAEVAKKTIRISGAAGDNKKGVLDSSPFLNEANAERIVRTLCKVRGAALKLGQMLSIQDDAFINPQLAKIFERVRQSADFMPIKQMTKALNSDLGPNWRDKLESFEERPFAAASIGQVHLARMKDGREVAMKIQYPGVAQSINSDVNNLMTVLSMSNALPEGLFPEHLIDAMRRELALECDYIREAQCAKKFRELLKDHPFFYVPEVIDELSSNYVLTTELVPGFPLDQAESLTQELKNEICENILMLCLRELFEFRYMQTDPNWSNFFYDPQTHRVALLDFGATRGFDLSFTDLYIEVIRSAAEGDREGVAKKSIDMKFLTGYESKAMINAHVDAVMILGEAFAFNDGFEFGSQSTTERIHNLIPVMLKHRLTPPPEETYSLHRKMAGSFLICARLNAQLQCKDMFQTAYRKYWEGRTPPSHSA